Proteins from one Phytoactinopolyspora mesophila genomic window:
- a CDS encoding FGGY family carbohydrate kinase, giving the protein MTQKHAYLGLDIGTSGVKVTLISADGRLIASGEEPYSISAPQPDHAETDPATWIAGVSAALHPMAEALSDVDVAALGIAGQMHGAVLCDQHGNALAPAILWPDRRAVDELERWRALRPEHLATLANPLAPGMTGPILAWLGTHHPDVVAQASVVLGAKDAVRAAVVDRPATATPVTDRSDASATLLWDVPGERWATEVCTAVGVPTRLLPEVAPSSAIVGETSLLRRIVGDASSAVPVVTGAADTAAAALAVEADGLQVNFGTGAQVILPTGSAARSDAHPSTHLYANTDDAWYAMAALQNGGLALEWAAAVLGLTWNAMINAAAEGPAGGVSFLPFLSGERGGVASPSSHGGWLGLGTTTTRTEMARAAVRGVVFAIRRGIELLGDLASDDGRAVTLTGGGWRAPELCQLAADVLQRPARRVDVRSASATGAAKLAARGVGVDLHPARAAAALVGPRYSPELAGDYERWRERCSAGEL; this is encoded by the coding sequence GTGACTCAGAAGCACGCTTACCTCGGGCTCGACATCGGCACCAGCGGTGTAAAGGTGACGCTGATCAGCGCCGACGGGCGGCTGATCGCCTCCGGCGAAGAACCGTACAGCATCTCCGCGCCGCAGCCGGATCATGCCGAGACCGACCCGGCGACATGGATCGCCGGGGTCTCGGCCGCGCTGCACCCGATGGCGGAGGCGCTGAGCGACGTCGATGTCGCCGCTCTCGGCATTGCCGGTCAGATGCACGGCGCGGTGCTCTGCGACCAACACGGCAACGCGCTGGCGCCCGCGATCCTCTGGCCCGACCGGCGGGCGGTTGATGAGCTGGAACGGTGGCGCGCTCTCCGGCCCGAGCACCTCGCGACGTTGGCGAATCCGCTGGCGCCGGGGATGACCGGACCGATCCTGGCCTGGCTGGGGACGCACCACCCGGACGTCGTCGCTCAGGCTTCGGTTGTGCTGGGCGCGAAAGACGCCGTTCGCGCAGCCGTCGTCGACCGGCCAGCGACGGCCACACCGGTCACCGACCGTAGTGACGCGTCGGCCACGCTGCTCTGGGACGTTCCCGGGGAGCGGTGGGCAACCGAGGTGTGCACCGCCGTCGGCGTGCCGACGCGGCTGCTCCCGGAGGTCGCGCCCAGTTCGGCCATCGTCGGCGAGACGAGTCTTCTGCGCCGTATCGTCGGCGACGCGTCGTCCGCGGTGCCGGTCGTCACCGGTGCGGCCGACACGGCGGCGGCCGCGCTCGCCGTCGAAGCCGATGGTCTACAGGTCAACTTCGGAACCGGCGCTCAAGTCATCCTGCCCACCGGTTCGGCGGCTCGATCGGACGCGCATCCGTCCACGCATCTCTACGCCAACACCGACGATGCGTGGTACGCGATGGCAGCACTGCAGAACGGCGGACTCGCGCTCGAATGGGCGGCGGCCGTCCTTGGGCTGACATGGAACGCGATGATCAACGCGGCAGCCGAAGGACCGGCCGGTGGGGTCTCCTTCCTGCCGTTTCTCAGCGGCGAACGCGGTGGTGTCGCCTCACCTTCCAGTCATGGCGGCTGGCTCGGCCTGGGAACGACGACGACTCGCACCGAAATGGCCCGCGCGGCGGTGCGCGGGGTCGTCTTCGCCATCCGCCGGGGCATAGAACTCTTGGGTGATCTTGCCTCCGACGACGGCCGGGCGGTCACACTGACCGGGGGCGGCTGGCGTGCCCCGGAGTTGTGCCAGCTGGCGGCCGACGTGCTGCAGCGGCCGGCCAGGCGGGTTGACGTGCGCAGCGCCTCGGCCACCGGCGCGGCGAAGCTCGCCGCTCGAGGCGTCGGAGTCGATCTGCACCCAGCACGGGCCGCAGCCGCGCTCGTCGGTCCCCGCTACTCCCCCGAATTGGCCGGGGACTACGAACGGTGGCGGGAGCGCTGCTCCGCCGGAGAACTCTGA
- a CDS encoding nitroreductase/quinone reductase family protein has product MRDNTARRLSRLHIFLYRLSRGVIGRRLVKNDMLLLTTRGRKSGKPHTVPLLYLLDGDTPVVIASWGGRPEHPQWYQNLQADPNAEVQIRSRKWRVRARTADPDERERWWPKVLAAYHGYRVYESNTDRVIPIVFLDPAH; this is encoded by the coding sequence GTGCGTGACAACACGGCTCGGCGACTTTCCAGGCTGCACATCTTCTTGTATCGGCTGAGCCGGGGCGTGATCGGCCGGCGCCTGGTGAAGAACGACATGCTGTTGCTCACCACCCGGGGCCGCAAGAGCGGAAAACCGCACACGGTGCCGCTGCTGTATCTGCTCGACGGCGACACACCGGTGGTGATCGCGTCCTGGGGCGGGCGCCCCGAGCACCCTCAGTGGTACCAAAACCTCCAGGCCGATCCCAATGCTGAGGTCCAGATCCGCTCGCGGAAGTGGCGGGTCAGAGCACGTACGGCAGATCCCGACGAGCGCGAGAGATGGTGGCCCAAAGTCCTCGCTGCGTACCACGGTTATCGCGTCTACGAGTCCAACACCGACCGCGTGATCCCGATTGTCTTTCTCGACCCTGCTCACTAG
- a CDS encoding amidohydrolase family protein, which translates to MIDDAVVFDGVAHVFNFEQKNAFGRPGEMFSNHLYAFHATLTPDDEPKLAAEEFLRQWTIDDISRMVYDESDTDMLVAMPLPLTDLYRDGLSPWEECAELAARDPDRTIFWGSVNPLEGRRALDLMERQVGEFGAKAFKFYNVRYDYGEPFPWRMDDPKIAYPVFEKAQELGVNLIGVHKGVPLGPQPIEHTQTWDMDGAAANFPDLNFVIFHVGLPFLDETCWQLIRYPNLYASLAATINFLVRAPRMFAEILGKLLFWCGEDKIVYGSEAPIFHPQWALRAFMDFQIPQDLCDGYGYPQLTDQAKRKILGENLLRLHGMDVDATRSRLTT; encoded by the coding sequence ATGATCGACGACGCGGTCGTGTTCGACGGTGTTGCCCACGTCTTCAACTTCGAGCAGAAGAACGCGTTCGGCCGTCCGGGTGAGATGTTCTCGAACCACCTGTATGCGTTTCACGCCACCCTGACCCCCGACGACGAACCCAAGCTCGCTGCCGAGGAGTTCCTGCGGCAGTGGACCATCGACGACATCAGCCGCATGGTCTACGACGAGTCCGACACGGACATGCTGGTGGCCATGCCGCTTCCGCTCACCGACCTGTACCGCGACGGGCTGTCCCCGTGGGAGGAGTGCGCCGAGCTGGCGGCACGTGATCCGGACCGGACGATCTTCTGGGGTTCGGTCAACCCGCTCGAGGGGAGAAGAGCGCTCGATCTGATGGAACGCCAGGTCGGCGAGTTCGGGGCGAAGGCTTTCAAGTTCTACAACGTCCGCTACGACTACGGGGAGCCCTTCCCGTGGCGGATGGACGATCCCAAGATCGCCTACCCGGTGTTCGAGAAGGCACAGGAACTCGGCGTCAACCTGATCGGCGTGCACAAGGGGGTTCCGCTCGGCCCACAGCCGATCGAGCACACCCAGACGTGGGACATGGACGGTGCCGCCGCCAACTTCCCGGACCTCAACTTCGTGATCTTCCACGTCGGGCTGCCGTTCTTGGACGAGACCTGCTGGCAGCTCATCAGGTACCCCAACCTGTATGCGTCGCTGGCCGCGACGATCAACTTCCTGGTGCGGGCGCCACGGATGTTCGCCGAGATCCTGGGCAAGTTGCTCTTCTGGTGCGGCGAAGACAAGATCGTCTACGGCAGTGAGGCTCCGATCTTCCATCCGCAATGGGCGTTGCGCGCGTTCATGGACTTCCAGATCCCGCAGGACTTGTGCGACGGCTACGGTTACCCGCAGCTGACCGACCAGGCCAAACGGAAGATTCTCGGCGAGAATCTGCTCCGCCTGCACGGCATGGACGTCGACGCAACGAGGTCACGGCTCACCACCTAA
- a CDS encoding metal-sulfur cluster assembly factor, translated as MATGIPQPFLDALSEVYDPCCREKGISVVDMGLVRDVSVRDGRARIELLLTTGWCPFASRVLDEVKERVEELAGVDCADVEVMWDEAWTTDRLSDDARRKLRFLPDPAMVPNRDAYVASHLPAGKGEPS; from the coding sequence ATGGCGACCGGAATCCCGCAACCGTTCCTCGACGCTTTGAGCGAGGTGTACGACCCGTGCTGCCGGGAGAAGGGCATCTCGGTGGTCGACATGGGCCTCGTCCGTGATGTGTCGGTGCGCGACGGCCGGGCGCGCATCGAGTTGCTGCTCACGACGGGCTGGTGTCCGTTCGCCTCGCGTGTCCTGGACGAGGTCAAGGAACGGGTCGAGGAACTGGCCGGCGTGGACTGCGCGGATGTGGAAGTCATGTGGGACGAGGCGTGGACGACTGACCGGCTGTCCGACGACGCCCGCCGCAAGCTGCGCTTCCTTCCGGATCCGGCCATGGTGCCCAACCGCGACGCGTACGTCGCCAGTCATCTGCCTGCCGGGAAAGGAGAGCCGTCATGA
- a CDS encoding phosphotransferase: MNDGPTTGETPLPGGHVSTVVRVGEKVLRTPGRRAAFVRKVLKHFDQCGWNAAPIHLGFDADGREVLTFIDGHVPWTAHHISGVTSDLSLCRVAELVREFHDLTAGTRLAGKEEVVCHNDLSPKNTVYHDAGAGPVPVAFIDWDLAAPGRRIHDVAHVCWQYAGLGPAADPEEAARQVQLISDAYGLAEPENLVDTILWWQDRCWRGIEAAADDEPAMARLRDAGVPAEIRAAHKWVRRHRQVLEAALL, translated from the coding sequence ATGAACGACGGACCGACGACGGGTGAAACGCCCCTGCCGGGCGGGCACGTCAGCACGGTGGTCAGGGTCGGCGAGAAAGTCCTGCGGACGCCTGGCCGTAGGGCCGCGTTCGTGCGCAAGGTCCTCAAACACTTCGATCAGTGTGGCTGGAACGCGGCGCCAATACACCTGGGCTTCGACGCCGACGGCCGCGAGGTGCTGACGTTCATCGACGGCCATGTGCCGTGGACGGCGCACCACATCTCGGGTGTGACCTCGGACCTCAGCCTGTGCCGCGTCGCCGAGCTCGTGCGCGAGTTCCACGACCTCACCGCCGGCACCCGGCTCGCCGGAAAGGAGGAGGTCGTGTGCCACAACGATCTCTCTCCGAAGAACACCGTTTATCACGACGCCGGCGCCGGACCGGTGCCCGTCGCGTTCATCGACTGGGATCTGGCCGCGCCCGGCCGGCGCATCCATGACGTCGCGCACGTGTGCTGGCAATACGCCGGCCTCGGCCCCGCCGCGGATCCGGAGGAGGCAGCCCGGCAGGTCCAGCTGATCTCCGACGCTTATGGCCTGGCGGAACCTGAGAACCTGGTCGACACCATCCTCTGGTGGCAGGACCGTTGCTGGCGCGGCATCGAAGCGGCTGCTGACGACGAACCCGCGATGGCACGGCTCCGTGATGCCGGTGTGCCCGCGGAGATCCGCGCGGCCCACAAGTGGGTTCGGCGACACCGCCAGGTGCTTGAGGCTGCGTTGCTGTGA